A genomic segment from Lutibacter sp. A80 encodes:
- the hemL gene encoding glutamate-1-semialdehyde 2,1-aminomutase — MKLEKSIELYTKGKKHLVGAVNSPVRAFKSVGGVPIFIDKAKGSKIYDVDGNEYVDMVLSYGPMILGHRNSVVEKTVKKYLKNGYTFGASTKGEIILAGLVCDAFPGMDKVRFVNSGTEAVLSAIRLARAFTGKNKIIKFSGCYHGHSDALLVAAGSGLATLSIPGSKGVPDEAVKNTLIAEYNNIDSVEHHLRKDDVAAVIIEPIAGNMGVIQPNKDFIEELRALTKASGVLLIADEVMTGFRSKFGGAQELLGFEADITCLGKVVGGGFPVGAYGARNEIMEMVSPLGDMYQAGTLSGNPIAMSCGIATLKELKKQNPYADFEKTAAFLEREMKAAAKENGIDLQVNRFGSMINPFFTKEKVVDFKTAQTSDTKKFKTFFWKMMEHGVFLPPSQFESWFLATAMSKRDIYKVRSAIQIAMKAVADKFN; from the coding sequence ATGAAATTAGAAAAATCAATTGAATTATACACTAAAGGAAAAAAACATTTAGTAGGAGCTGTAAATTCACCAGTAAGAGCTTTTAAATCTGTTGGAGGCGTACCAATTTTTATTGATAAAGCCAAAGGGAGTAAAATTTACGATGTTGATGGGAATGAGTATGTAGATATGGTATTATCTTATGGCCCAATGATTTTAGGACATAGAAATAGTGTGGTTGAAAAAACTGTAAAAAAATATTTAAAAAACGGTTATACTTTTGGCGCTTCTACTAAAGGTGAAATTATTTTGGCAGGTTTAGTTTGTGATGCTTTTCCGGGAATGGATAAAGTTCGTTTTGTAAATTCTGGTACAGAAGCTGTTTTAAGTGCAATCCGTTTAGCTAGAGCCTTTACAGGAAAAAATAAAATAATAAAATTTTCAGGTTGTTATCACGGTCATTCAGATGCATTATTAGTTGCAGCTGGTTCTGGTTTAGCTACATTAAGTATTCCTGGTAGTAAAGGAGTACCTGATGAGGCTGTTAAAAATACACTTATTGCAGAATATAATAATATTGATAGTGTTGAGCACCACCTAAGAAAAGATGATGTTGCAGCTGTTATTATTGAGCCAATAGCTGGTAATATGGGAGTAATTCAGCCTAATAAAGATTTTATTGAAGAGTTAAGAGCATTAACAAAAGCTAGTGGTGTTTTATTAATAGCAGATGAGGTAATGACAGGTTTCCGATCTAAATTTGGAGGAGCACAAGAATTATTAGGTTTTGAAGCTGATATAACTTGTTTGGGAAAAGTTGTTGGAGGAGGTTTTCCTGTAGGAGCTTATGGAGCAAGAAATGAGATTATGGAAATGGTATCGCCTTTAGGAGATATGTATCAAGCAGGAACATTGTCAGGAAACCCAATAGCAATGTCTTGTGGAATTGCTACTTTAAAAGAATTAAAAAAACAGAATCCTTATGCAGATTTTGAAAAAACTGCTGCATTTTTAGAGCGTGAAATGAAAGCCGCTGCTAAAGAAAATGGTATTGATTTACAAGTGAATAGATTTGGTTCTATGATCAATCCATTTTTTACAAAAGAAAAAGTAGTAGATTTTAAAACAGCGCAAACAAGTGATACTAAAAAGTTTAAAACATTCTTTTGGAAAATGATGGAACACGGAGTATTCTTACCACCATCACAATTTGAATCTTGGTTTTTAGCAACAGCTATGTCAAAAAGAGATATTTATAAAGTGCGTTCGGCAATACAAATAGCCATGAAAGCTGTTGCAGATAAATTTAATTAA
- the hemE gene encoding uroporphyrinogen decarboxylase — translation MIKNDLFLRALKGETVERPPVWMMRQAGRYLPEFIAIREKYDFFTRCRTPELASEITVQPIRRYGMDAAILFSDILVIPQAMNIEVEMKPGVGPWLPNPIRSQKDVDNVIVPDVTVELGYVMEAIKATKELLNNEIPLIGFAGSPWTILCYCVQGQGSKNFDKAKEFCFTQPIAAHTLLQKITDTTIAYLKEKVKSGVNAVQIFDSWGGMLSPTDYQEFSWKYINQIIEALKDDAPVIAFGKGCWFALEDMANSNASAIGIDWTVAPKVARKLTGNKVTLQGNFDPVRLLSPPKVIKTMVKEMIDEFGKDKYIVNLGHGILPHVPLDNAKAFIDAVKEYNN, via the coding sequence ATGATAAAAAACGATTTATTTTTAAGAGCATTAAAAGGAGAAACTGTTGAGCGTCCACCAGTTTGGATGATGCGTCAGGCAGGAAGATATTTACCAGAGTTTATAGCTATTCGTGAAAAATATGATTTTTTCACACGTTGTAGAACTCCAGAATTAGCTTCAGAAATAACAGTACAACCAATTCGTAGATATGGTATGGATGCTGCTATTTTATTTTCTGATATTTTAGTAATTCCTCAAGCTATGAATATTGAGGTTGAAATGAAACCAGGTGTTGGTCCTTGGTTGCCAAATCCTATTCGATCTCAAAAAGATGTAGACAATGTAATTGTGCCAGATGTAACTGTTGAATTAGGTTATGTTATGGAAGCAATTAAAGCAACTAAAGAGTTGTTGAATAACGAGATTCCGTTAATTGGTTTTGCAGGTTCACCTTGGACAATCTTATGTTATTGCGTACAAGGTCAAGGTTCAAAAAACTTTGATAAAGCCAAAGAATTTTGTTTTACACAACCAATTGCAGCGCATACGTTATTGCAAAAAATAACAGATACAACCATTGCTTACTTAAAAGAAAAAGTAAAATCGGGTGTAAATGCTGTTCAAATTTTTGATTCTTGGGGAGGAATGTTATCTCCAACAGATTATCAAGAATTTTCTTGGAAATACATCAATCAAATTATTGAAGCATTAAAAGATGATGCGCCAGTAATTGCCTTTGGAAAAGGATGTTGGTTTGCATTGGAAGATATGGCAAATTCAAATGCATCTGCTATTGGTATTGATTGGACAGTTGCTCCAAAAGTAGCTCGAAAATTAACTGGAAATAAAGTAACTTTACAAGGTAATTTTGATCCTGTTCGTTTGTTATCGCCTCCAAAAGTAATTAAAACAATGGTAAAAGAGATGATTGATGAATTTGGAAAAGATAAATATATTGTAAATTTAGGTCACGGAATTTTACCACACGTACCTTTAGATAATGCCAAAGCATTTATTGATGCTGTTAAAGAGTATAATAACTAG
- the hemN gene encoding oxygen-independent coproporphyrinogen III oxidase, giving the protein MKNLIQKYNIPGPRYTSYPTVPFWDKEGIAQQDWERTVKKSFDESNEVEGISLYIHLPFCESLCTFCACHKKITKRHEVEQPYLETVLKEWDLYCDLLVERPKIREIHLGGGTPTFFSSENLKKLINGIFKRADKFETFDFSYEGHPNHTSEEQLQTLYDLGSRRNSFGIQDYDPKVQKAIHRVQSFEQVKRVNDLSRKIGYESISHDLIFGLPFQTEESIRNTIKNTIELKPDRIAYYSYAHVPWIKGVGQRGFDENDLPKDTEKRHLYELGKQLFFDNGYVEVGMDHFALPTDSLHKAMESKKLHRNFMGYTAGKTELMIGLGMSSISDSWYAFAQNEKDVDTYTKKVNKGIIPIFRGHLLTDTDLVIRKHILNLMCNLETEWDNKLSEKVKTEIIERLQEIIDDGLVEVSNTKITVKEEGRMFIRNICMAFDLRLIENKPETRVFSMTI; this is encoded by the coding sequence ATGAAGAATCTAATTCAAAAATATAATATTCCAGGACCAAGGTATACCAGTTATCCAACAGTACCTTTTTGGGATAAAGAAGGAATTGCTCAACAAGATTGGGAACGTACAGTTAAAAAATCGTTTGACGAAAGTAATGAAGTAGAGGGAATTAGCTTATACATTCATTTACCTTTTTGCGAAAGTTTATGTACGTTTTGCGCGTGTCATAAAAAAATAACAAAACGTCACGAAGTAGAACAACCTTATTTAGAAACTGTTTTAAAAGAATGGGATTTATATTGTGATTTATTGGTTGAAAGACCAAAAATTAGAGAAATTCATTTAGGTGGAGGAACACCAACTTTCTTTTCTTCAGAAAATTTAAAAAAACTAATAAACGGAATTTTTAAAAGAGCCGATAAGTTTGAAACTTTTGATTTTAGTTATGAAGGACATCCAAATCATACTTCAGAAGAGCAATTACAAACCTTATATGATTTAGGTTCAAGACGAAATAGTTTTGGAATTCAAGATTACGATCCTAAGGTTCAAAAAGCAATACATCGTGTTCAAAGTTTTGAGCAAGTAAAACGTGTAAACGATTTGTCTAGAAAAATAGGTTATGAATCTATCAGTCACGACTTAATTTTTGGATTGCCTTTTCAAACCGAAGAAAGTATACGAAATACCATAAAAAATACCATTGAATTAAAACCAGATAGAATTGCTTATTACAGTTATGCACATGTACCTTGGATAAAAGGAGTTGGACAACGTGGTTTTGATGAAAATGATTTACCTAAAGATACTGAGAAACGTCATTTATACGAATTAGGAAAACAATTGTTTTTTGATAATGGTTATGTTGAAGTTGGTATGGATCATTTTGCTTTGCCAACCGATTCGTTACATAAAGCTATGGAATCTAAAAAATTACATAGAAACTTTATGGGGTATACTGCTGGTAAAACCGAATTAATGATTGGTCTGGGAATGTCTTCAATTTCAGATTCTTGGTATGCTTTTGCGCAAAATGAAAAAGATGTTGATACCTATACTAAAAAAGTGAATAAAGGAATTATTCCAATTTTTAGAGGTCATTTATTAACTGATACGGATTTAGTTATTAGAAAACATATTTTAAATTTAATGTGTAACCTAGAAACTGAATGGGATAATAAATTAAGTGAAAAAGTAAAAACAGAAATTATAGAACGCTTACAAGAGATAATTGACGATGGTTTGGTTGAAGTTTCAAATACTAAAATAACTGTAAAAGAAGAGGGAAGAATGTTTATTAGAAATATTTGTATGGCCTTTGATTTACGTTTAATTGAAAATAAACCAGAAACCAGAGTCTTTTCTATGACTATTTAA
- a CDS encoding dihydrolipoamide acetyltransferase family protein, translated as MAKFEVKIPKMGESVAEATITSWLKEVGSSVELDEAIVEIATDKVDSEVPSEVEGTLIEILYDVDSVVKVGDTIAIIETLGENESTNTTDEVEVVDEATTIELEKEVNEVIETTSIEKKSASGKFYSPLVRNIAEKEGVSIEQLEAIVGTGKDNRVTKDDIFAYLESGKNEVTPVEKKEPVSKNIIENKTAVKPVTPVSVNGGDEIIEMSRMGKLIAHHMSESVQTSAHVQSFIEVDVTNIVKWRNKIKDQFFAREGEKITYTPIFMQAVAKAIKQYPMINISVDGDKIIKRKNINLGMAAALPDGNLIVPVIKNADQLNLVGITRSVNDLANRARTGKLNPDDIQDGTYTVTNVGSFGSVFGTPIINQPQVAILALGAIRKVPAVIETPEGDFIGIRHKMFISHSYDHRVVNGALGGMFIKVIKDYLEAWSVDAKF; from the coding sequence ATGGCAAAATTTGAAGTAAAAATTCCTAAAATGGGTGAAAGTGTTGCAGAAGCAACTATAACTTCTTGGTTAAAAGAAGTTGGCAGTAGTGTTGAACTAGATGAAGCAATTGTAGAAATTGCAACAGATAAAGTAGATTCTGAAGTGCCGAGTGAAGTAGAAGGAACTTTAATAGAGATATTGTATGATGTTGATAGTGTAGTAAAAGTTGGTGATACCATTGCAATAATTGAAACTTTAGGAGAAAACGAAAGTACAAATACTACAGATGAAGTTGAAGTTGTTGATGAAGCTACAACTATTGAATTAGAAAAAGAAGTTAATGAGGTAATTGAAACAACAAGTATAGAAAAAAAATCCGCATCGGGTAAATTTTATTCTCCTTTAGTTAGAAATATAGCAGAAAAAGAAGGTGTTTCAATTGAACAATTAGAAGCTATTGTTGGAACTGGGAAAGACAATAGAGTTACAAAAGATGATATTTTTGCATATTTAGAAAGTGGAAAAAATGAAGTTACACCAGTTGAAAAAAAGGAGCCTGTTTCAAAAAATATAATCGAAAATAAAACTGCAGTAAAACCTGTAACTCCAGTTTCAGTTAATGGAGGTGATGAAATAATTGAAATGAGCAGAATGGGAAAATTAATAGCCCATCATATGTCAGAGTCTGTTCAAACATCGGCACATGTACAATCATTTATTGAAGTTGATGTAACCAATATTGTTAAATGGAGAAATAAAATTAAAGACCAATTTTTTGCACGTGAAGGTGAGAAAATAACCTATACTCCAATTTTTATGCAAGCAGTTGCAAAAGCTATTAAACAATATCCAATGATTAATATTTCTGTTGATGGTGATAAAATTATCAAAAGAAAAAATATTAATTTAGGAATGGCTGCAGCTTTACCAGATGGAAATTTAATTGTACCGGTAATTAAAAATGCAGATCAGTTAAATTTAGTTGGAATAACAAGATCTGTAAACGATTTAGCAAATAGAGCTAGAACTGGAAAATTAAATCCAGATGATATTCAAGACGGTACTTATACTGTTACAAATGTTGGAAGTTTTGGAAGTGTTTTTGGAACTCCAATTATTAATCAACCACAAGTCGCTATTTTAGCTTTGGGTGCTATTAGAAAAGTGCCTGCTGTAATTGAAACACCTGAAGGTGATTTTATAGGAATAAGACATAAAATGTTTATTTCACACTCTTATGATCATAGAGTTGTAAATGGTGCATTAGGAGGAATGTTTATAAAAGTTATTAAAGACTATTTAGAGGCTTGGAGTGTAGATGCTAAATTTTAA